GATTTTTTGTATAACTCTTGTAGTAGTAGTAATTTTTCTTGCAGCAAAGGATTTGGTGATAGCATTATCTCAATTTCTCATAACACACATAATCGGTATAGTCCTTTCAATATAAATAAGTGGTCTTCATAAAGTCTTTATGGGTTCGATATCCAGCTCGAAAGATATATTATATTACTTGTTAGATcacgtacacttgcgtgtgcacCTGAACGCAACAAAGTTTTAGCGCCATTGTCGGGGACTTTAAATTAGgcaatttgtttttcttcaaaGTTTCTATATTGATTGTTCTAGTGTTAAAAACTTGATCTTAGCTATGCATTTTGTAGGTGACTGAGGCATTATACTAGGCAGAGACAAGGAGCTTGTAGAGCCATTATCTGAGCTTGAACGATTCTTTCATTGACAAAGGCGTAAAGCGGCCTCTCAATACCTAATACAGAAACTCAATCTAGAGAATAACCAAGGTTTTCCAGGGGACGGTTTGCCTAAGGAGATACCGCCAGAAGAGATACCTATGGAGATAGAAGCAAGAACAGTGTGAGATGTGACAGTCCCACTTATAGCAAATATTACCTCCAATATTCAGAAATCGTCGACTGGAGGTCGGTTTGAGCTAAAACAGAATATGGTATAGCTTTTGCACACAAATGGGCAGTTTACGGGGTTGTCTCATGAAGATCCCCAAGTAGATATCTAGAACTTTCTGAAAATCAGCTATACTTACAAGCCAACTGGGGTATCTCCTGATTATATGAGGTTAATGTTGTTTTCCTTTTCGTTATTGTGGGAGGCAAACAAGTGGTTGAAGTAAAAACTGCCTAATTTCATTACCACTTGGAATGACTTAGCTCGTAAGTCTCTAATCAAGTTCTTTCCTTCGAGAAAGACAGCTAAGTTGAGAAGAGCAATCCTAAGCTTTAAACAAAAAGCTGGAGAGAATTTATATCAAGATTGGGACTGGCTTAAATCCCTGCTCATCAGTTGCCCCCACCATCATCAGGCGAATGAGGTGTTAGTCCATACCTTTATATAGGGGTTggaacccaacaccaaaattctcTTTGATTTGGCTGCAAGAGGACAAGAGCGGGAGAAAATTTATAATGAGCTATATATACTGCTGAACCTCATATCTCAGGGAAATTATGAGTGGAATGGAAGGAATTCCATGCATGTTGTGCAGAAACAAGCATGAATGATGGAAGTAGATGCCATGATAGCCTTCACTGCACAGATTGCATCAATGCAGAATATGATGTCCACACATTTTAGCAATCTGGAACTGGGATAATAGTAGGTAGCAGTGAATATGGTTCAAAAACAACCAATGTGGTGTAAGATTTGCGGAAGTAGTGAACATTCAAAGATTACTGTGGAGCTAATCCGGAGTCTGTGAACTTTGTGGGTAATGCACCAAGGGGAGGAGTTAACCAAAACTATGGAAATACTTATAACCCAAATTAAAGAAACCACCTGAACTTCTCATGGGATAGAAATCAGCATCAAGGGTAGACCCAATTCCGACCACAGGGAGGTGGGCAACAGTATAATAATCAAGGTCAGGGTAACCAGAACTCAAGGAAATCAGGAAGCATGAGCGTAGAGGATATATTAAAACAAATTATGACTGACCAGGCTAAGTTAGCTGCAGAGGTGCGTCAAAATCTGTTAGCTACTCAGAAACTCGAAAAATAGCTTGGGCAGTTGGCAAGCGCACAGAACTCTCGCCAACAAGGAGGTTTTCCAAGTCAAACTGATCCAAACCCCAAATAGGTAAATGCAGTCAGTACCGTAGTGGTCGGCAACTAACTGAATTGACTCCCCAAATAAAATCAGATGAGTCGAAAGGTAAAGGAAAAGTTAGGGAAGAAGATGAATCCAAAAGGCAAAAAGTGGATGAAGAATCGAAAATGAAACCTCCTCCTCCATTCCTAcaaaagtttaagaaaaaaaaggaggaatGTTTCGAGAAGTTCATTGAAATGCTGAaacaagtaaaaaataatttacctttgattgatgttttgcAGGGTATCCCTAAGTACGCCAAGTATGTCAAGGACATTGTAGCCAAAAAAAACAAGTTGGCTGAGTATGAAACAGCATCACTCACTAAGGACTGCAGTTCAAGAATTATAAATAAAGTTAAGCTCCCAACAAAGCAGAAAGATCCGGGGAGTTTCACGGTATAGGTTACTATTGGCAATTGTGTGAATGCAAGAGGATTATGTGATTTAGGGGCGAGCATAAACTTGATATCTACCTCTATGTCCAAGAaattgggttttggaaattcaaAGCCTACCACCATTTTGTTGCAACTTACAGACCGCTCAGTAGCCAGACCGGATGGGATCATCGAGGATGTATTAGTCCTGGTGGGATCACTCATTTTTCCTGTGGACTTTGTCATCTTAGACTTTGAGCCATATCCAAATGTCCCTTTCTTATTAGGATGGTCATTCCTTGCAATGGGAGGGGCATTGATAGATGTAGCAGTAGGGGCAACTCACGATGAGAGCTCATGAGAATATGGAAGTATTTGATGTGTATATCATATTGAAATTTCCTGCGATATAAGAAGAGTTATCTGCAATAATAGTAATTGATGAAGTAGTGGCGGAGAAATGTGAGGAATATAAAGATCCTATGGAGAAAGTGTTAATGGGTAAATACATACAAGGCGGTATGCTGGCGCAAGAAATTATTAGTGTGTTAGATGCTCACAATGTGAGCATGTGGAAAAAATAGGTGGAACCATTAAATATAGTATTGGGCCCGTCGCCTAAAACCTCAACTGAGGAAGCTCCAAAACTAGAATTGAAACCATTTCCATCTCATCTCAGGTATGTATTCCTTGGTCCAAATGACACTTCAACAGTAATTCTCTCATCAGCTTTGTCTGAAATGTAGGTTACAAAAGCTTTGGAGGTGCTTAGATGATGAAAGAAAGCCATGGGCTGCCAAATGGCTAACCTGCATGGGATTAGTCCAGCCTTATGCATGAACACATATTAATGGAGGAAGGGCACAAACCATTTGCATAACCTCAACGTAGACTGAATCTTGTAATGAAAGATATGGTGAGAAAGGAGGTCATTGAGGGGTTAGATTCAGGCATCATCTATCCTATCTCAGTTAGTAAATGGGTAAGTCCAGTCTAGTGTGTACCTAAAATGGGGGATGACGGTGATCaaaaatgagaagaatgagCTAATTCCCACTAGAACAGTCACTGGCCGGAGGATTTGCATGGACTACCGCAAATTAAATGAGGTGACAAGGAAGGATCATTACATAGTTCTTTTCATTGATCAAATGCTAGACAAGTTGGCTGGGCAAGAGTACTATTTCTTCTTGGATGATTATTCAAGGTACAATCAAATCTCGATTACTCTTAAGGATTAAGAAAAGACAACACTCACTTGTCCCTATGGACCTTATGTTTTCAAGCGTATGCCATTCAGATTATGTAATG
This DNA window, taken from Solanum dulcamara chromosome 3, daSolDulc1.2, whole genome shotgun sequence, encodes the following:
- the LOC129883558 gene encoding uncharacterized protein LOC129883558 is translated as MTDQAKLAAEGIPKYAKYVKDIVAKKNKLAEYETASLTKDCSSRIINKVKLPTKQKDPGSFTKLGFGNSKPTTILLQLTDRSVARPDGIIEDVLVLVGSLIFPVDFVILDFEPYPNVPFLLGWSFLAMGGALIDVAVGATHDESS